In the Thermodesulfovibrio yellowstonii DSM 11347 genome, one interval contains:
- the argB gene encoding acetylglutamate kinase has translation MNEIEQTLLEKANILVEALPYIRKFYGKTFVIKYGGAAQKDPSLKDAFAQDIVLLNFIGIKPIVVHGGGPKITEFMKKLDKEPQFIHGHRVTDKETMEIVEMVLGGVINKEIVQLINSHGGKAVGLTGKDGNLLKTKKKYLKINNEETDIGFVGEIEEVCVDVLESLQDKGFIPVVAPIGFDKKGQSYNINADTVASAIAVAVKAEKLILLTDVKGITDENNNHIPTLKNEEALKLIEQQIISGGMIPKVYACLNALKGEVRKTHIIDGRIPHSLLLEIFTQKGIGTELIF, from the coding sequence ATGAATGAAATAGAACAAACACTTCTTGAAAAGGCAAATATCCTTGTTGAAGCACTTCCGTATATAAGAAAATTCTATGGAAAAACCTTTGTAATAAAGTATGGAGGCGCCGCTCAAAAAGACCCTTCTCTTAAAGATGCCTTCGCTCAGGATATTGTTTTGCTCAATTTTATAGGCATAAAACCTATTGTTGTACATGGAGGAGGACCAAAAATTACAGAATTTATGAAAAAACTTGATAAAGAGCCTCAGTTTATTCATGGGCACAGGGTAACTGATAAAGAAACAATGGAGATTGTTGAGATGGTTCTTGGTGGAGTAATAAACAAAGAAATTGTTCAACTTATTAATTCTCATGGTGGAAAAGCTGTTGGACTTACAGGAAAAGATGGAAATCTCCTGAAAACAAAAAAGAAATATTTAAAAATCAATAATGAAGAAACAGATATCGGATTTGTTGGTGAAATAGAAGAAGTCTGTGTAGATGTGTTGGAGAGTTTGCAGGATAAAGGCTTTATTCCTGTTGTTGCACCCATAGGATTTGACAAAAAAGGTCAAAGTTATAACATAAATGCTGATACAGTAGCCTCTGCAATTGCTGTAGCAGTAAAAGCTGAAAAACTTATACTTCTTACTGATGTTAAAGGAATAACCGATGAAAACAACAATCATATTCCTACTCTTAAAAATGAGGAAGCTTTAAAATTGATAGAACAACAAATTATTAGCGGAGGGATGATTCCGAAGGTTTATGCCTGCCTTAATGCACTTAAAGGAGAGGTCAGAAAAACTCACATAATAGATGGAAGGATTCCTCATAGTTTACTTCTTGAAATTTTCACTCAAAAAGGTATTGGCACTGAACTAATTTTCTAA
- a CDS encoding 16S rRNA (uracil(1498)-N(3))-methyltransferase translates to MSQIRLCVQHCEFFPGKILELSNEDRKYLFNVLRCHPGDTLSIFNGKGKSFHAKIIDLKTIEILQEEELHTEDVFSITLCQALLKGEKMDMIIQKATELGVKKIIPFVSDRCIVRHTRKIGRWEKIAKEASEQSHRSIVPEISNVINFSELIKNIDNGILFWEKATSPLIQTISEVNHDKNIFLLIGPEGGFSQEEVSQAEKMNIKTASLGKRILKAETASIVSVALVSFLLQWKL, encoded by the coding sequence ATGAGTCAAATAAGACTTTGTGTTCAACACTGTGAATTTTTTCCAGGGAAAATTTTAGAACTTTCAAATGAAGACAGAAAATATCTTTTCAATGTTTTAAGATGCCATCCAGGAGATACTCTCTCAATTTTTAATGGTAAAGGAAAAAGCTTTCATGCAAAAATAATTGACTTAAAAACTATAGAGATTCTTCAGGAAGAAGAACTTCATACAGAAGATGTATTTTCAATAACTTTATGTCAAGCTCTACTTAAAGGTGAAAAAATGGATATGATTATACAAAAAGCAACAGAGCTTGGTGTAAAAAAAATTATCCCATTTGTTAGTGACAGATGTATTGTAAGACATACTCGTAAAATTGGAAGATGGGAAAAGATTGCTAAAGAAGCTTCAGAACAATCACATAGAAGCATCGTTCCTGAGATAAGCAATGTGATTAATTTCTCTGAATTGATTAAAAACATAGACAATGGAATTCTTTTCTGGGAAAAGGCTACATCACCTTTAATTCAAACAATATCTGAAGTAAATCATGATAAAAACATATTTTTATTGATAGGACCCGAAGGAGGATTCAGTCAGGAAGAAGTAAGCCAAGCAGAGAAAATGAATATAAAAACAGCTTCCTTAGGCAAAAGAATTTTAAAAGCTGAAACAGCTTCTATAGTCTCAGTTGCATTAGTGAGTTTTTTGCTTCAATGGAAATTGTAA
- the rsfS gene encoding ribosome silencing factor — MDSKEKALKTAEFLHDKKAQDIKILELKELTIITDYFVICSAESTTQVKALAEYLQETMQQEGYKLYGIEGFSHAHWVLMDYGDVIVHIFLEETRRYYDLERLWLDAPRIQIEKITSDKSRAVYR, encoded by the coding sequence ATGGATTCAAAAGAAAAGGCTTTAAAAACAGCAGAATTCCTTCATGACAAAAAAGCGCAGGATATAAAAATTCTTGAGCTGAAAGAGCTTACCATAATAACTGATTACTTTGTAATCTGTTCTGCTGAAAGCACAACCCAAGTGAAAGCACTGGCAGAATATTTACAAGAAACAATGCAACAGGAAGGGTATAAGCTTTACGGAATAGAAGGTTTTTCACATGCTCACTGGGTTTTAATGGATTATGGTGATGTGATTGTTCATATATTTCTTGAAGAAACAAGACGTTACTATGACCTTGAAAGATTATGGCTTGATGCACCAAGAATTCAAATTGAAAAGATTACCTCAGATAAAAGCCGTGCAGTGTATAGATAA
- a CDS encoding energy transducer TonB, protein MKKALIYSCIFHILLFIFMLLLQDYFKSQQPSEPVSIIIVPIAPQMPKMPPSVKALPPKTLEKLPPIRESKQPKYLSAIPKGNQGQKEDKQKETASTGNLKTEKHFTELTPKQSPNIFDKDVIARLSRKSKEKQELETSRGLSFSAKEFNDWGYLERLKEKIERVWQYPPQAAQRGIYGDLYLRFTIDKKGKLVSVELLRTSGYRMLDDAAIKALKDAEPFWPLPDDWQKNTLTITGHFIYTLHGFYLR, encoded by the coding sequence GTGAAAAAAGCTTTAATTTATTCTTGTATTTTCCATATTTTACTATTTATTTTTATGCTGCTTTTACAGGATTATTTTAAGTCTCAACAACCTTCAGAGCCTGTTTCAATTATAATTGTACCTATAGCTCCGCAGATGCCTAAAATGCCACCTTCTGTAAAAGCTCTTCCACCTAAGACATTAGAAAAACTTCCTCCTATAAGAGAATCAAAACAACCAAAATATTTAAGTGCTATTCCAAAAGGAAATCAAGGGCAGAAAGAAGATAAACAGAAAGAAACTGCTTCCACAGGGAATTTAAAAACAGAGAAACATTTTACAGAATTAACTCCTAAGCAGTCTCCTAATATTTTTGATAAAGATGTAATTGCCCGACTTTCAAGAAAATCAAAGGAGAAGCAAGAGTTAGAAACATCACGCGGTTTAAGTTTTTCTGCAAAAGAATTCAATGATTGGGGATACCTTGAAAGACTTAAGGAGAAAATAGAAAGAGTCTGGCAGTATCCTCCTCAGGCTGCTCAGAGAGGTATATATGGTGACCTTTATTTGAGATTTACAATTGATAAAAAAGGCAAACTCGTTTCTGTAGAACTTTTGAGAACATCCGGCTATAGAATGCTTGATGATGCAGCAATTAAAGCACTGAAAGATGCTGAACCATTCTGGCCATTACCTGATGACTGGCAGAAAAATACTCTTACAATAACAGGACATTTTATCTATACACTGCACGGCTTTTATCTGAGGTAA